One segment of Candidatus Effluviviaceae Genus I sp. DNA contains the following:
- a CDS encoding PAS domain-containing protein, with protein sequence MAARRAGHLPIAFVVVSILILGAVVAIVSFRDIGRGRAQVAEILSRQAGGVMAFVAADLHAELVAPAWQRSRIERFFQNVIDRENVAYVAILDGDRHVLVHSDPGQVGSVWSGPLRPGPRGRRPEGVVVTVEGRTIHQFAVALDVHPERVCRAALMQGRGPGRFGRGPMECAVDPQTVAARLSDLTQRRVTAAGPVDLIAVVGLDASDLEAGFLASRNHTVMLSALLLLVGAAGIYFLFTAASYRSVRTALATMQSYTTNLVENMPSGLVSVGPDGRVVTVNSRARSMLSITDGARDRSVDEVLSIEPPEDREAVGAVIAGKAGPLKTETRVTVGGVSVPIELSASPLAGEDGRHAGAALLFQDLRELEALREEVERERHLASLGRLAAGVAHEVRNPLSSLKGFAQLFRSRFAPGSEEERHADIMIEEVERLDRVVEELLDFAKPSRPDRRPADANEIVRESVALVLEDAAFRKVSVQMKLADGLPAVLVDRRQIRQALLNLLLNGIDAAGEGGTVVVETALQAGSGAAHVAVGVRDNGPGLEQDEIARIFEPFYTTKPSGTGLGLTIVSRILEQNGARVSVTSAKGRGSTFSVRVPVAGRADAAEGRAA encoded by the coding sequence ATGGCCGCCAGACGAGCGGGTCATCTGCCCATCGCCTTCGTCGTCGTCAGCATCCTCATCCTGGGCGCCGTCGTCGCGATCGTGTCCTTCCGCGACATCGGGCGCGGGCGGGCGCAGGTGGCGGAGATCCTGAGCCGCCAGGCCGGCGGCGTCATGGCGTTCGTCGCCGCCGACCTTCACGCCGAGCTGGTCGCTCCCGCCTGGCAGCGCTCGCGCATCGAGCGGTTCTTCCAGAACGTCATCGACCGCGAGAACGTCGCGTACGTCGCCATCCTTGACGGCGACCGGCACGTACTGGTCCACAGCGACCCGGGGCAGGTCGGCTCGGTGTGGTCGGGGCCGCTCCGTCCGGGGCCCCGCGGCCGCCGTCCCGAAGGCGTGGTCGTCACGGTCGAGGGTCGCACGATCCACCAGTTCGCCGTCGCCCTCGACGTCCACCCCGAGCGCGTGTGCCGCGCCGCGCTCATGCAGGGCCGCGGTCCCGGACGCTTCGGGAGGGGCCCCATGGAGTGCGCCGTTGATCCCCAGACCGTTGCGGCGCGGCTCTCTGACCTCACGCAGCGGCGGGTCACGGCGGCCGGCCCGGTCGATCTCATCGCGGTCGTCGGCCTGGACGCTTCCGACCTCGAGGCAGGGTTCCTCGCCTCGCGAAACCACACCGTGATGCTGTCGGCGCTCCTCCTTCTCGTCGGCGCGGCCGGGATCTACTTCCTGTTCACGGCCGCGAGCTACCGGTCCGTGCGGACCGCCCTCGCGACGATGCAGTCCTACACGACCAACCTTGTTGAGAACATGCCCAGCGGACTCGTGTCCGTCGGTCCCGACGGGCGCGTCGTCACGGTCAACTCGCGGGCCCGCTCGATGCTGTCCATCACGGACGGCGCGCGCGACAGGAGCGTGGATGAGGTTCTGAGCATCGAGCCGCCCGAGGACCGGGAGGCCGTGGGCGCCGTCATCGCCGGGAAGGCGGGGCCGCTCAAGACCGAGACCCGCGTCACCGTCGGCGGAGTGAGCGTGCCCATCGAGCTGTCCGCGTCGCCTCTCGCCGGTGAGGACGGACGGCACGCGGGCGCCGCGCTCCTCTTCCAGGACCTCCGCGAACTGGAAGCGCTGCGCGAGGAAGTGGAGCGGGAGCGACACCTCGCGTCGCTGGGAAGGCTCGCCGCCGGCGTCGCGCACGAGGTCCGCAACCCGCTGTCATCGCTCAAGGGATTCGCGCAGCTCTTCCGGAGCAGATTCGCGCCCGGGTCGGAGGAAGAGCGGCACGCCGACATCATGATCGAGGAGGTCGAGCGGCTCGACCGCGTTGTCGAGGAGCTCCTCGACTTCGCGAAGCCCAGCCGGCCGGACCGGCGCCCCGCCGACGCGAACGAGATCGTGAGGGAGTCCGTCGCGCTCGTGCTCGAGGACGCCGCGTTCAGGAAGGTCTCCGTTCAGATGAAGCTCGCAGACGGCCTCCCCGCCGTTCTCGTGGACCGCCGCCAGATCCGGCAGGCGCTCCTTAATCTGCTTCTCAACGGCATCGACGCGGCCGGCGAGGGCGGCACGGTCGTCGTCGAGACGGCGCTTCAAGCGGGCTCCGGCGCCGCGCACGTCGCGGTCGGCGTGCGCGACAACGGTCCCGGTCTCGAGCAGGACGAGATCGCACGGATCTTCGAGCCGTTCTACACGACGAAGCCCAGCGGCACGGGGCTCGGGCTCACGATCGTCTCGCGCATCCTCGAACAGAACGGGGCGCGCGTGAGCGTCACGAGCGCGAAGGGGCGCGGCAGCACGTTCTCCGTGCGGGTTCCCGTCGCCGGCCGGGCGGACGCGGCGGAGGGCAGGGCGGCATGA
- a CDS encoding sigma-54-dependent Fis family transcriptional regulator yields MTARTDGPALRVLVVDDQASVRELLKAVLTSDGHEVEQASDGGEAVRALGTGFHDLVVMDIRMPGMDGIAALERVKEISPRTGVVMMTAYASVETAVRAMKLGAFDYVTKPIDIDEVRAVIARFVGSLHPEEAEELPGESRDVVGASDALRSVLALSHQVAASDATLLILGESGTGKEVIAREIHRASPRARDPFVAVNCSAIPEALLESELFGHERGAFTGAVRQRKGRFELAAGGTIFLDEIGDMSPALQAKLLRFLQDHRLQRVGGSADIAVEARVIAATNRNLEREVAEGRFRDDLYFRLNVVTIVVPPLRERLEDVPLLVEHFLRLHAPEGIKPKKISPRAMRLLMTYAWPGNVRELENAVQRAVVLSRGETIFPEQLPPSVRATGSEEPGPAGGRTMREIERDVIVRTLKETGGNRTNAAKILGISRRTLQNKIREYGVDL; encoded by the coding sequence ATGACCGCGCGCACCGATGGGCCTGCGCTCCGCGTCCTCGTCGTGGACGACCAGGCAAGCGTGCGCGAACTCCTCAAGGCCGTGCTGACGTCGGACGGCCACGAGGTCGAGCAGGCGTCCGACGGCGGCGAGGCCGTGCGCGCGCTCGGGACCGGCTTCCACGACCTCGTGGTCATGGACATCCGCATGCCGGGCATGGACGGCATCGCCGCGCTCGAGCGGGTGAAGGAGATCTCGCCGCGCACGGGCGTCGTGATGATGACCGCGTACGCTTCCGTCGAGACGGCCGTGAGAGCGATGAAGCTCGGCGCGTTCGACTACGTCACGAAGCCCATCGACATCGACGAGGTGCGCGCCGTCATCGCGCGGTTCGTCGGCTCTCTCCATCCGGAGGAGGCCGAGGAGCTGCCGGGCGAGTCGCGCGACGTCGTGGGCGCCAGCGACGCGCTGCGCTCGGTGCTCGCGCTCTCGCACCAGGTCGCGGCGAGCGACGCCACCCTGCTCATCCTCGGCGAGAGCGGGACGGGCAAGGAGGTCATCGCGCGCGAGATCCACAGGGCGAGCCCCCGCGCGCGGGACCCGTTCGTGGCCGTGAACTGCTCGGCGATCCCCGAGGCGCTTCTCGAGAGCGAGCTCTTCGGCCACGAGAGGGGCGCGTTCACGGGCGCCGTGCGCCAGAGGAAGGGGAGATTCGAGCTTGCCGCGGGGGGCACCATCTTCCTCGACGAGATCGGCGACATGTCGCCGGCGCTCCAGGCCAAGCTGCTCAGGTTCCTTCAGGACCACCGGCTGCAGCGCGTCGGAGGCTCGGCCGACATCGCCGTGGAGGCGCGCGTGATCGCGGCGACGAACAGGAACCTCGAGCGCGAGGTGGCGGAGGGGAGGTTCCGGGACGACCTCTACTTCCGCCTCAACGTCGTGACCATCGTCGTGCCGCCTCTCCGCGAGCGCCTCGAGGACGTGCCGCTGCTCGTGGAGCACTTCCTGAGGCTCCACGCGCCCGAGGGCATCAAGCCGAAGAAGATCTCGCCCCGCGCCATGCGTCTCCTCATGACGTACGCGTGGCCCGGGAACGTGCGGGAGCTCGAGAATGCGGTGCAGCGCGCCGTCGTGCTCTCGCGCGGCGAGACGATCTTCCCCGAGCAGCTTCCGCCGAGCGTGCGCGCGACCGGCTCAGAGGAGCCGGGCCCGGCCGGCGGCCGCACGATGCGGGAGATCGAGCGGGACGTCATCGTGCGGACGCTCAAGGAGACGGGCGGGAACAGGACCAACGCCGCGAAGATCCTCGGCATCTCCAGGCGGACCCTCCAGAACAAGATCAGGGAGTACGGCGTCGACCTCTGA
- a CDS encoding Spy/CpxP family protein refolding chaperone: MRTNRMLALVALALVVTATLAFALPAQARGRAGWGGPCGMQPGMAGGAPMRPAFTAEQTEKIEKIRAKYDDLRVEHRNKIAAIRLEMRDLLSQPEPDFGKVEAKIDAMSQIHAKLAKLRLAQHKEVRGLLDAEQRMLFDRGFTERLGEMPGPCMGRQAMAGCRPGGMMGGPCPMAGEPGAGRGVRPQSGQWRRWL, from the coding sequence ATGAGAACGAACAGGATGCTCGCGCTCGTCGCACTGGCGCTCGTCGTGACGGCCACGCTGGCCTTCGCCCTGCCGGCGCAGGCGCGAGGCCGGGCCGGCTGGGGCGGCCCATGCGGGATGCAGCCCGGGATGGCCGGTGGCGCGCCCATGAGGCCGGCCTTCACGGCGGAGCAGACGGAGAAGATCGAGAAGATCAGGGCGAAGTACGACGACCTGCGCGTCGAGCATCGCAACAAGATCGCCGCGATCCGGCTCGAGATGAGGGACCTTCTCTCCCAGCCGGAGCCGGACTTCGGCAAGGTCGAGGCGAAGATCGACGCGATGTCGCAGATCCACGCGAAGCTCGCCAAGCTGCGCCTGGCGCAGCACAAGGAAGTCCGCGGGCTCCTCGATGCCGAGCAGAGAATGCTCTTCGACCGTGGCTTCACCGAGCGACTCGGAGAGATGCCGGGGCCCTGCATGGGCAGGCAGGCGATGGCGGGCTGCCGCCCGGGCGGCATGATGGGCGGCCCGTGCCCGATGGCCGGCGAGCCCGGCGCGGGCAGGGGAGTGAGGCCGCAGAGCGGGCAGTGGCGTCGCTGGCTCTAG
- a CDS encoding NCS2 family permease yields the protein MLERLFRLREHGTTVRVELIAGVTTFMTMAYIVFVNPAILSAPQGAGMDFRAVMAATCVASAAATLLMGLLANYPIALAPGMGLNAFFSFVICGQMGVPWEVALGMVLVEGLVFIALSAFRVREQIVNAVPASLKLAAAGGIGLFIAFIGLKDAGIVTADPATLVGLGDLHEPHTLLALFGLGLTAVLLAAGVRGGILWGILATGAVGLATGLVRSGGVFAAPDMSATFLKMRPLDALRLEYVVPIFVLFFFDLFDTVGTLVGIGTAGGFMKDDRLPRAGRALMADAVGTALGAACGTSTTTSYIESAAGVGVGGRTGLSNVFTALLFLAALFFAPLAQAFGGGSQTAAGLVLHPVTAPALIVVGCLMMQSVARIPWGDYSEAIPAFLTLVVMPLTNISHGLAVGFVSYPLVKLLSGKGRQVHWLVYCLAVLFVLRYTLI from the coding sequence ATGCTGGAGCGGCTCTTCAGACTCAGGGAGCACGGGACCACCGTGCGCGTGGAGCTCATCGCCGGCGTGACGACGTTCATGACGATGGCCTACATCGTCTTCGTCAACCCGGCGATCCTCTCCGCCCCGCAGGGCGCGGGCATGGACTTCCGGGCGGTCATGGCCGCGACGTGCGTCGCCTCGGCCGCCGCCACGCTGCTCATGGGCCTTCTCGCGAACTACCCCATCGCGCTCGCCCCCGGCATGGGGCTCAATGCGTTCTTCAGCTTCGTCATCTGCGGCCAGATGGGTGTGCCGTGGGAAGTCGCGCTCGGCATGGTCCTCGTCGAGGGCCTCGTCTTCATCGCGCTCTCCGCCTTCCGGGTGCGTGAGCAGATCGTGAACGCGGTGCCCGCGTCCCTCAAGCTCGCGGCGGCCGGCGGCATCGGGCTCTTCATCGCGTTCATCGGACTCAAGGACGCCGGCATCGTCACGGCCGACCCCGCGACACTCGTCGGCCTCGGAGACCTCCACGAGCCCCACACGCTCCTCGCGCTCTTCGGGCTCGGGCTCACCGCGGTCCTCCTCGCCGCCGGCGTGCGCGGCGGCATCCTGTGGGGCATTCTGGCGACGGGGGCCGTGGGGCTTGCGACCGGGCTCGTCCGGTCGGGCGGCGTGTTCGCCGCGCCGGACATGTCGGCGACCTTCCTGAAGATGCGCCCGCTCGACGCGCTCCGCCTCGAGTACGTCGTGCCCATCTTCGTGCTCTTCTTCTTCGACCTCTTCGACACCGTCGGCACGCTCGTGGGGATCGGCACGGCCGGCGGGTTCATGAAGGACGACAGGCTCCCGCGGGCCGGCCGCGCCCTCATGGCGGACGCCGTCGGGACCGCCCTCGGCGCGGCGTGCGGGACGTCCACGACGACGAGCTACATCGAGAGCGCGGCGGGCGTCGGGGTGGGCGGGCGCACCGGCCTCTCGAACGTCTTCACGGCGCTCCTCTTCCTCGCTGCGCTCTTCTTCGCGCCGCTCGCGCAGGCGTTCGGCGGCGGCAGCCAGACGGCCGCCGGGCTCGTGCTGCACCCCGTGACGGCGCCCGCGCTCATCGTCGTCGGCTGCCTCATGATGCAGAGCGTCGCGAGGATCCCGTGGGGCGACTACTCCGAGGCCATCCCGGCGTTTCTCACGCTCGTCGTCATGCCGCTCACGAACATCTCGCACGGGCTCGCCGTGGGGTTCGTGAGCTACCCGCTCGTGAAGCTCCTCTCCGGCAAGGGCAGGCAGGTGCACTGGCTCGTGTACTGCCTTGCCGTTCTGTTCGTTCTGAGGTATACGTTGATCTGA
- a CDS encoding divalent-cation tolerance protein CutA has protein sequence MSPRDKADRFVQVQTTLDSRDRAAELVREVLDARLAACGQIVGPVESAYWWGGAVETAVEWLCLFKTRAELGERLERFLAERHPYEVPEIVVLPIERASEAYGDWIDRETRG, from the coding sequence GTGAGCCCCCGTGACAAGGCAGACCGATTCGTGCAGGTACAGACGACGCTCGACTCGCGGGACCGCGCGGCTGAGCTCGTGCGTGAGGTCCTCGACGCGAGGCTCGCGGCGTGCGGCCAGATCGTCGGGCCCGTCGAGAGCGCGTACTGGTGGGGCGGTGCGGTCGAGACGGCCGTCGAGTGGCTCTGCCTCTTCAAGACCCGCGCCGAACTCGGCGAGCGCCTCGAGCGCTTCCTGGCGGAGCGGCACCCGTACGAGGTACCCGAGATCGTCGTCCTTCCCATCGAGCGTGCATCGGAGGCCTACGGTGACTGGATCGACCGCGAGACGCGCGGCTAG
- a CDS encoding outer membrane beta-barrel protein, which produces MTGSTARRAASPAPALLACALLLAAGPATADEPSPFSGYGRRGAELWAEAPRYTLPFGEAYVNERRIENGWGFGFGFMLGLTDVLSVEGRVVQSWHKVLSTDERWDLDHAFVGVRYTFSPESDAQPFVGIGGVRLSLERRVDIESSSDFRRATGYGAYVTAGVDRILSPRFVLTIRGDYYVMSYTREFVGVNEDDFSGDSRGDGAGVSVCLGYRVPTW; this is translated from the coding sequence GTGACTGGATCGACCGCGAGACGCGCGGCTAGCCCCGCGCCCGCGCTCCTTGCGTGCGCCCTGCTCCTCGCGGCCGGGCCGGCGACGGCGGACGAGCCGTCTCCCTTCTCGGGATACGGCCGGAGGGGCGCGGAGCTCTGGGCCGAAGCGCCGCGCTACACGCTGCCCTTCGGAGAGGCCTACGTCAACGAGCGGCGCATCGAGAACGGCTGGGGGTTCGGCTTCGGGTTCATGCTCGGGCTGACCGATGTGCTCTCGGTGGAGGGGCGTGTCGTGCAGTCGTGGCACAAGGTCCTCTCGACGGACGAGCGATGGGACCTCGACCACGCGTTCGTCGGGGTCCGGTACACCTTCAGCCCCGAGAGCGACGCGCAGCCGTTCGTGGGGATCGGGGGCGTCCGGCTGTCGCTCGAGCGGCGGGTGGACATCGAGTCCAGCTCCGACTTCCGACGCGCCACGGGTTACGGCGCGTACGTCACCGCGGGCGTCGATCGCATTCTCAGTCCGCGCTTCGTGCTCACCATCCGCGGCGACTACTACGTGATGTCCTACACGCGGGAGTTCGTCGGCGTGAACGAGGATGACTTCAGCGGCGACTCCCGCGGCGACGGCGCCGGCGTCTCGGTCTGTCTGGGCTACCGCGTCCCGACGTGGTAG
- a CDS encoding OsmC family protein has protein sequence MLEARAVWKGRLAFDAWDGEGRPIALDASKAAGGGGDGFRPAELPLLGLAGCTGIDVIEILAKMRQQVTGFEVRVTSKKKQGYPAGYDGIHIEYTVRGKGLAKEKVEQAVRLSEEKYCTVGQALRKATEITHAITIVEE, from the coding sequence ATGCTTGAGGCGAGGGCCGTCTGGAAGGGGAGGCTCGCGTTCGACGCGTGGGACGGGGAGGGGCGGCCGATCGCCCTCGACGCGAGCAAGGCCGCCGGAGGGGGCGGCGACGGCTTCCGGCCCGCGGAGCTCCCGCTGCTCGGGCTTGCCGGCTGCACAGGGATCGACGTCATCGAGATCCTCGCGAAGATGCGGCAGCAGGTCACGGGCTTCGAGGTCCGCGTGACCTCGAAGAAGAAGCAGGGCTACCCGGCCGGGTACGACGGCATCCACATCGAGTACACCGTCCGGGGGAAGGGGCTCGCGAAGGAGAAGGTCGAGCAGGCCGTGAGGCTCTCCGAGGAGAAGTACTGCACGGTGGGTCAGGCCCTCCGGAAGGCCACCGAGATCACGCACGCCATCACGATCGTCGAGGAGTAG
- a CDS encoding TldD/PmbA family protein, with translation MKERLEEVVRRHAGRCDYLEVHVEETEESRVQFNGPRIADIGRKLDFGGNVRALHRGGWGFASFNSLDRLDEFAGYAVEQARLVGKETSALAPVEPARADVLLDVKEDPRSVPLEAKVALLKEYNDRALGKGGRIVSTVTRYFDRMRRLWYANSEGSLVYQERVDLGGAVTPVASAGGDTQMYSVSFGGSDDFGVARGREKEVDEACAIALGKLDAPKVKGGEYTVILDPILAGTFIHEAFGHLSEGDNVYEDRNLQEVMTLGREFGGRLLNVYDTGLDKGERGSLLFDDEGVPAEKTYLIREGKLVGRLHSRETAGKMGERPTGNAREIDYRFPPICRMRNTCIESGDAPFDRMLEGVKLGVYCVSAQGGQTNGEMFTFSAANATMIRDGRLAEQVRDATLTGNVFVTLKNIDMIGNDFETHNGPGGCGKGGQFPLQTSHGAPHVRIRNVVIGGE, from the coding sequence ATGAAGGAGCGTCTGGAGGAGGTCGTCAGGCGGCACGCGGGACGGTGCGACTACCTCGAGGTCCACGTCGAGGAGACCGAGGAGTCGCGCGTCCAGTTCAACGGGCCGCGCATCGCCGACATCGGCCGCAAGCTCGACTTCGGCGGCAACGTGCGCGCGCTCCACAGGGGGGGATGGGGGTTCGCCTCGTTCAACAGCCTCGACCGGCTCGACGAGTTCGCGGGGTACGCGGTCGAGCAGGCGCGGCTCGTCGGGAAGGAGACGAGCGCGCTCGCGCCGGTCGAGCCCGCGCGGGCCGACGTGCTCCTGGACGTGAAGGAAGACCCGCGGTCCGTTCCCCTCGAGGCGAAGGTCGCGCTCCTCAAGGAGTACAACGACCGGGCGCTCGGCAAGGGCGGCCGCATCGTCAGCACGGTCACGCGGTACTTCGACCGCATGCGGCGACTCTGGTACGCCAACAGCGAGGGGAGTCTGGTCTACCAGGAGAGGGTCGATCTCGGCGGCGCCGTGACGCCCGTCGCCTCGGCCGGCGGCGACACGCAGATGTACTCGGTGTCGTTCGGCGGGAGCGACGACTTCGGCGTGGCGCGCGGTCGCGAGAAGGAAGTGGACGAGGCGTGCGCGATCGCGCTCGGCAAGCTCGACGCGCCGAAGGTGAAGGGCGGCGAGTACACGGTCATCCTCGACCCGATCCTCGCCGGGACGTTCATCCACGAGGCGTTCGGCCATCTCTCCGAGGGCGACAACGTCTACGAGGACAGGAACCTCCAGGAGGTCATGACGCTCGGCCGCGAGTTCGGCGGCCGGCTGCTCAACGTGTACGACACCGGCCTCGACAAGGGCGAGCGCGGCTCCCTGCTCTTCGACGACGAGGGCGTGCCCGCCGAGAAGACGTACCTCATCCGGGAGGGGAAACTCGTCGGGAGGCTCCACTCGCGCGAGACCGCCGGCAAGATGGGGGAGCGTCCCACCGGCAACGCGCGCGAGATCGACTACCGGTTCCCGCCCATCTGCCGCATGCGGAACACCTGCATCGAGAGCGGTGACGCGCCGTTCGACCGCATGCTCGAGGGCGTGAAGCTCGGCGTGTACTGCGTGAGCGCGCAGGGCGGCCAGACGAACGGCGAGATGTTCACGTTCTCGGCCGCCAACGCCACCATGATCAGGGACGGCAGGCTGGCGGAGCAGGTGCGCGACGCCACGCTCACAGGCAACGTGTTCGTCACGCTCAAGAACATCGACATGATCGGCAACGACTTCGAGACGCACAACGGCCCGGGCGGGTGCGGGAAGGGCGGGCAATTCCCTCTCCAGACCAGCCACGGCGCGCCGCACGTGCGCATCAGGAATGTCGTCATCGGAGGTGAGTGA
- a CDS encoding TldD/PmbA family protein — translation MREIIERAAGKGAERCEVFRLTSLSTRVDFETGRLKGVSRTEESGVAVRVVKDGRIGFATSTRLDDLDRVAEDAVVTSAFGEKAEHPFAAPASPPSPAIVDARIENLAVEEMIRRMEDGISRVLDYEKKINAEATTRRDVQEISVATSDGFEGAFRRTQYVFYVGGRLVEGTNMLDAGGYYGGSALDDSGDGLVERIIEDFRNGRKNASVSGGPTMVLFTPRAMADVMMTLNQGLNGSIVERKVSPLTGKLGQTVFDERVTIHDDGMADGGLASAPFDDEGVPMQRTPLVVGGVLKGFITDQRTAKKLGMPATGNGLKLRRLVHTKDIGAVPQPEITGWEMAGGDAPHAELLDRMKSGVIVDSIMGIMMSNLLAGDFSGNVAYGLKVENGRVAGRVKDTMVAGNIYRLLKDNVVGISKEVERVGLMGFIGSHSYPYVLMKDVSISTKS, via the coding sequence GTGAGGGAGATCATCGAGAGGGCAGCCGGGAAGGGCGCCGAGCGGTGCGAGGTCTTCCGTCTCACCTCGCTCAGCACGCGGGTCGACTTCGAGACCGGGCGGCTCAAGGGGGTGTCGAGGACCGAGGAGAGCGGCGTCGCGGTGCGCGTCGTGAAGGACGGCAGGATCGGGTTCGCGACGAGCACGCGGCTCGACGACCTGGACCGCGTGGCCGAGGACGCCGTCGTCACGTCGGCGTTCGGCGAGAAGGCGGAGCACCCCTTCGCCGCGCCCGCGAGCCCGCCGTCGCCGGCGATCGTGGACGCGCGCATCGAGAACCTTGCGGTCGAGGAGATGATCCGGCGGATGGAGGACGGCATCTCCCGCGTCCTCGACTACGAGAAGAAGATCAACGCCGAGGCGACCACGCGCCGGGACGTGCAGGAGATCTCCGTCGCGACATCCGACGGGTTCGAGGGCGCGTTCCGCAGAACCCAGTACGTGTTCTACGTCGGCGGCCGGCTCGTCGAGGGGACGAACATGCTCGACGCCGGAGGGTACTACGGGGGCAGCGCGCTGGATGACTCCGGAGACGGGCTCGTCGAGCGGATCATCGAGGACTTCAGGAACGGTCGGAAGAACGCGAGCGTGTCCGGCGGACCGACGATGGTCCTCTTCACGCCGCGCGCGATGGCGGACGTCATGATGACGCTGAACCAGGGGCTGAACGGGTCGATCGTCGAGCGGAAGGTCTCGCCGCTCACCGGGAAGCTCGGGCAGACGGTGTTCGACGAGCGGGTCACCATCCACGACGACGGCATGGCCGACGGCGGGCTTGCGTCCGCACCGTTCGACGACGAGGGCGTGCCGATGCAGCGGACGCCGCTCGTGGTCGGGGGCGTTCTCAAGGGGTTCATCACGGACCAGAGGACGGCGAAGAAGCTCGGGATGCCGGCCACGGGCAACGGCCTCAAGCTCAGGCGGCTCGTGCACACGAAGGACATCGGAGCCGTGCCGCAGCCCGAGATCACGGGCTGGGAGATGGCGGGCGGCGATGCGCCCCACGCGGAGCTCCTCGACCGGATGAAGAGCGGCGTGATCGTGGACAGCATCATGGGCATCATGATGAGCAACCTGCTCGCCGGGGACTTCTCCGGCAACGTCGCCTACGGTCTCAAGGTCGAGAACGGGCGCGTCGCGGGGCGCGTGAAGGACACGATGGTCGCCGGGAACATCTATCGGCTGCTCAAGGACAACGTCGTGGGGATCTCGAAAGAGGTCGAGCGCGTGGGGCTCATGGGGTTCATCGGGAGCCACAGCTATCCGTACGTTCTGATGAAGGACGTCTCCATCTCCACGAAGTCCTGA